In one window of Zingiber officinale cultivar Zhangliang chromosome 11A, Zo_v1.1, whole genome shotgun sequence DNA:
- the LOC122031681 gene encoding transketolase, chloroplastic, whose product MAASSTANASGAITGLAVSSRSSPSASHADRLAVPASAAGLALGARSLVASSSSLRFHQHGLPRIAARRAIAVKAAAVETLQTAAAEALVEKSINTIRFLAIDAVEKANSGHPGLPMGCAPIGHILYDEVMRYNPKNPYWFNRDRFVLSAGHGCMLQYALLHLAGYDSVKIEDIQQFRQWGSRTPGHPENFETPGIEVTTGPLGQGVANAVGLALAERHLAARFNKPDNEIVDHYTYVILGDGCQMEGIANEACSLAGHWGLGKLIAFYDDNHISIDGNTEIAFTEDVSARFEALGWHTIWVKNGNTGYDDLRAAIKEAKAVKDKPTLIKVTTTIGFGSPNKANSYSVHGSALGAKEVDATRLNLGWPYEPFHVPEEVKNHWSHHIPEGSALEAKWNAKFAEYEKKYTDEAAELKSIISGELPAGWEKALPTYTTESPADATRNLSQQNLNALAKVLPGLLGGSADLASSNMTLLKMFGDFQKGTPEERNVRFGVREHGMGAICNGIALHSPGLIPYCATFFVFTDYMRAAMRISALSETGVIYVMTHDSIGLGEDGPTHQPIEHLISFRAMPNILMLRPADGNETAGAYKVAVLNKKRPSVLALSRQKLAQLAGTSIEGVEKGGYVISDNSSGNKPDLILIGTGSELEIAAKAADELRKEGKTVRVVSLVCWELFDEQTVEYKESVFPSNVTARISIEAGATLGWEKYVGSKGKAIGIDRFGASAPAGRIYKEFGITAENIIAAAKSL is encoded by the exons ATGGCCGCCTCGTCCACAGCGAACGCCTCCGGCGCCATCACCGGCCTCGCCGTCTCCAGCCGCAGCTCCCCCTCGGCCTCCCACGCCGACCGCCTCGCCGTCCCAGCCTCCGCCGCTGGGTTAGCCCTCGGCGCCCGCTCTCTCGttgcctcttcctcctcccttcgaTTCCATCAGCATGGCCTTCCCCGAATCGCCGCTCGCCGCGCGATCGCAGTCAAGGCCGCCGCGGTCGAGACGCTCCAGACCGCCGCCGCTGAGGCTCTCGTCGAGAAGTCCATCAACACCATCCGGTTCCTCGCCATCGACGCCGTCGAGAAGGCCAACTCCGGACACCCCGGCCTCCCCATGGGATGTGCGCCGATAGGACACATCTTGTACGACGAGGTCATGAGGTACAACCCGAAGAACCCTTACTGGTTCAACCGAGATCGATTTGTGCTCTCCGCCGGCCATGGATGCATGCTCCAGTACGCCTTGCTCCACCTTGCTGGCTACGACAGTGTTAAG ATTGAAGACATACAACAGTTCCGTCAATGGGGAAGCAGAACACCTGGTCATCCTGAGAATTTTGAAACACCCGGCATTGAAGTTACTACTG GGCCACTGGGTCAGGGTGTTGCCAATGCTGTTGGTTTGGCACTTGCTGAGAGACATCTAGCTGCCCGATTCAACAAGCCTGACAATGAAATCGTCGACCATTACAC ATATGTTATACTTGGGGATGGTtgccaaatggagggtattgctAATGAAGCATGTTCTCTTGCTGGGCATTGGGGTCTTGGAAAACTCATTGCATTTTATGATGATAACCACATTTCTATTGATGGTAACACGGAGATTGCATTTACAGAAGATGTTAGTGCTCGTTTTGAGGCTCTTGGATGGCATACCATCTGGGTAAAGAATGGTAACACTGGCTACGATGATCTTCGAGCTGCCATTAAGGAGGCAAAGGCAGTGAAAGACAAGCCCACACTTATCAAG GTGACTACTACAATTGGATTTGGATCACCAAACAAGGCTAACTCATACAGTGTACATGGAAGTGCATTGGGTGCCAAAGAAGTCGATGCAACTAGACTAAATCTTGGGTGGCCATATGAGCCTTTCCATGTACCTGAAGAAGTCAAGAA TCATTGGAGCCATCATATCCCTGAGGGGTCTGCTCTTGAAGCCAAATGGAATGCGAAGTTTGCAGAGTACGAGAAGAAGTACACCGATGAAGCTGCAGAGCTAAAATCTATTATATCAGGAGAACTGCCTGCAGGTTGGGAGAAAGCTCTTCCG ACATATACCACCGAAAGTCCTGCAGATGCTACCAGAAACTTATCACAACAGAATTTGAATGCACTCGCTAAAGTGCTTCCAGGACTTCTTGGTGGTAGTGCTGATCTTGCTTCTTCGAACATGACTTTGCTTAAAATGTTTGGTGACTTCCAAAAGGGCACGCCTGAAGAGCGTAATGTTCGATTTGGTGTTAGGGAACATGGGATGGGTGCTATCTGCAATGGCATTGCCTTGCACAGCCCAGGCCTTATTCCATATTGTGCCACCTTCTTTGTCTTTACTGACTACATGAGGGCAGCCATGAGGATCTCAGCTTTGTCCGAGACAGGAGTCATCTATGTGATGACACATGATTCGATAGGCCTAGGTGAAGATGGTCCAACCCATCAGCCAATTGAGCACTTGATAAGCTTCCGAGCGATGCCCAACATTCTCATGCTCAGGCCTGCTGATGGGAATGAGACTGCTGGGGCCTACAAGGTTGCAGTGCTCAACAAGAAGAGGCCATCGGTTCTTGCTCTCTCTAGGCAGAAGCTGGCTCAGCTTGCAGGGACATCGATTGAAGGGGTTGAGAAGGGTGGATATGTCATTTCAGATAATTCCTCTGGTAACAAACCAGATTTGATATTGATTGGAACTGGTTCCGAATTAGAAATAGCAGCCAAAGCTGCAGATGAACTGAGGAAGGAGGGCAAAACTGTACGTGTGGTATCTCTTGTTTGTTGGGAGTTGTTTGATGAGCAAACAGTCGAGTACAAGGAGAGTGTCTTCCCTTCAAATGTCACTGCTAGGATTAGCATTGAAGCTGGAGCCACGCTTGGATGGGAGAAGTATGTCGGAAGCAAAGGCAAGGCCATCGGTATTGACCGGTTCGGCGCTAGTGCTCCTGCTGGGAGAATATACAAGGAGTTCGGCATCACAGCGGAGAATATCATTGCCGCAGCCAAATCTCTATAA